The Mytilus trossulus isolate FHL-02 chromosome 3, PNRI_Mtr1.1.1.hap1, whole genome shotgun sequence genome contains a region encoding:
- the LOC134709736 gene encoding uncharacterized protein LOC134709736: MHVKLICFVLTCIFASVSAAVCQSDSQCKDGYHCCKGTIWCCPSGYACTGTSTCLSAGIIAGIVIGVLVVIISVAAVVYKKCFRNTA; the protein is encoded by the exons ATGCATGTGAAACTAATCTGCTTTGTTTTAACTTGCATATTTGCATCAG TGTCTGCTGCTGTATGTCAATCTGATTCACAGTGTAAAGATGGCTACCACTGTTGTAAAGGAACCATATGGTGTTGTCCGAGTGGTTACGCGTGCACGGGTACATCAACATGCCTGTCCGCTGG GATAATTGCTGGTATCGTGATAGGAGTTTTAGTAGTTATCATAAGTGTAGCCGCAGTAGtctacaaaaaatgtttcc GAAATACAGCATAA